GATGTTGTTGATTATTTCATTAACAACTTTGGAATTGTATTCGCTGGACTTATTGAAGTTATTTTAATCGCCTGGGTCTTCAAGGGATTAAAAGGATTACAAACCCATACAAATGCCATCTCTGATCTACGTGTAGGTGCATGGTGGAAAATCTGTCTCGGTGCTGTTACTCCACTGGTTCTTGGCTATATGATGTTTGATAATATTCGTCAAAACCTAAAGGAAAACTACGAAAAATATCCGACTGAACTAATTATGTATGCAGGGGTGTTAGTAGTAGCTGTAACAATCCTGGTGGCAGTTCTATTATCCATTAAAGGATGGAAAGCTTCTGCTAATCCAGACGAAAATAGGGAGGTTGCTTAAATGTCAGGAAGCGCACTAACGATGATGATTGTAGGGATAGTTATCCTGTGGGGCGGCCTTGCAGCCAGCATCCTGAACGTTGTCAGAGTATCAAAAAAATCAAAAGCCTAATACAACCAAAAGGATTGAGCAGGTTCGCCGCTCAATCCTTTTTTCATGCAACTGGCTTAATATTTTTTCGGACGGCAGTATTTACAGACTTTGATGGTTTGGTTTGTTTCTGTCTTCTGTGTGTAAAGAAGCTTTACTCCTGTTCGCCCACAAAATGGGCATGTCCCACGACCGTTCGAAGGCAAGTAGCTAATTGTTTTTCCTCTATTCCTCTTTGCCATATCCATCATCCTTATCTATAAAACTCTTGTTTCTTTATCTAATGATGGACTGGCACAAAGATTGATAGGCATATAATGGTTTTTTTGAAAAACTTTTTGTTCTTATTTTCACTTTCCCTTTGCATTGGCAAAATGCCCACCCGTTAATAAAGAGTCATTATTTAACAGATTACGGACCTCCACGGGAACAGCTACCTTCTTTCTTGTTTGGCGATTAATCGTTGTTAAAATAACTTCTGCAACTACCATTCGCTCCTGTTGATCATTCATAAGGGTTTGCCTTAGTGTAAAACTTGTATTTCCTATCTTCTCAAGCTCAGTCCGAAGGAGTAAGTAATCCTTATTAAACACTTCTTTCTTATAATCCACCTCAATATGTACAACCACAGCTTCTACGCTGAGTGAAACACAATAACTATACCACCACTTGCGCCCCTCATCTAAATACTCGAACAACTTTACATTACTGACGTGCCCCAGATTTGATTCTGCCACAATGAATAGTTCTGAATAAGCCAAGCCTCCATCCCCCTGTATTCTAAATTTAATAAAAACTCTTTTACATACATTCGATGCTTAATCGAAGGATACCTGCCCACCCTTTTCTTAATCCCTCGCTAAAACTGGCACGACAACTAACCCCTTTCCATAAGATAGAAATAAGAGTTGAGTCTAAACTTTTCAAACGGAAAGGAAAGATGTGGTGCTTTTATATGAAAAAAAATTCAGTTCAACACCTGTCATTTCGAAACCTCCAAGAGAACGAAATGACATTTGACCAGGTCTTTGAACGGATTGTTACTTTTATGAAGTTGGATCCTAACGGAAACTACCGCCTGATGGTAGGAACGGATTCACAGGTCCACAAATCAAATACGGTTTTTATCACTGGAGTTGTGATACAGAATGAGGGCAAAGGTGTATGGGCATGTATCAGGAAAATCATTGTTCCAAGGAAAATGACCCATTTACATGAACGTATCTCTCTAGAACTATCTTTAACAGAAGAAATCGTTTCACTGTTCACGGAAGAAAGAAAAAATGAACTGATTTCTATCGTACTTCCCCATTTATACCATGGGGCTACTTTTACCATGGAGGGCCATATCGATATAGGAGCAGGTAAGCGAAATAAAACAAGTGAATTTGTTCGAGAAATGGTCACCCGAATAGAATCCATGGGAGTAGAACCTAAAATCAAACCAGATGCCTTCGTTGCTTCCAGTTACGCAAACCGTTATACAAAATAAAGGTGTCAGGCACCACCTATGGACATTTATCCACGAGCGGTGCCTGACACCTAAATATAACACCTAAATATAGTTAAGTTGAACCTTTACAGTTGTCCCTTTGCCTGTTTCGCTTTCAATCTTCATCATGCCATTATGTTCCTGAATGATTTTGTTGCTCACCGTTAGGCCAAGACCAATTCCCTTGTCCTTTGTCGTATAAAACGGTGTACCTAAATAGCCCATCAGGTTTGTATCAATCCCAACACCTTCATCAGCAAAACTAATCTCTACGATTTTGTCCGGCAGCTTTTGGACATTAACATGGACATTTCCTCCATTAGGCATGGACTCAATGGCATTCTTGAGAAAATTCACAAACACTTGCTTCAATTGGTTTGGACTACATAGCAACTCAATATCATTTGCTTGTTTATAGTCATGGTTGATGATTTGAACATTATGTAATAATGCCTGGGGATGAAGAATATTCACCGTGCTATCTAAAATTGAATGTAAGCTCACCCGCTCGAATAGAATGGCTTGTGGTTTCGCGAGTGACATAAACTCATTAACAATCATATCAATCCGGTCCAGCTCATTCATGATAATGGATAAATAATTGTCCTGTTTTTCTCTATCGGGCGTACTCTTTAATAGCTTAGAGAACCCTTTTAAGGAGGTTAATGGATTACGAATTTCATGCGCGACTCCCGCTGCTAATTGCCCGATGATGGAAAGACGGTCTAGGTTCCTTAATGCATCGTCATTTTTCACCCTGTCCGTCACATCTCTTCCCACTGTTACATAGCACTCTAGTTCATTATTCTCATTAAAAATAGGTGAAATCGTAGTTTCTGAATCTATTACTTTGTTATCTCCTGTTTTTAACTTGATTTGCAGTAGCTGTGCCTCTCCTGTTTCAGCCAGCTTTTGATAAACTTGTTCAAAACGCTCTCTTTCTTCTGGCAGTATGAGGTCATAAGCATCTTGTCCTATTAAATCCTCGGGTTTCATACCCACCCCTTTTTCATGGGAGGGACTAGCATAGATAATATTTTTATCTTTAGAATAAAGCTTAATCATATCCGTAGTATTTTCCGTAATTAATCGATATAATTCACGAGTTCTTTTTAATTCTCGTTCCGTATTTATATGCTCCGTTATATCACGGTAAGTCGCAATGACAGCGAAAATTTCCCCATCTATATTGCGAAAAGGAGAATAAGATACCGCTATATCTAGTATGCGGCCATCTTTGTGGTAGCGCTGTGTTACAATATCATGGAAAAACTCGCCTTGTTTAACCGCGCTTATGATCCCACTCACTCCGTCAGGATTAGGAAACTCTTCAAATGTACGTCCGAGGATTTCTTCCTCTGTATATCCAAAAATCTTCGTATACATGCCATTAATACGTATAAACCGATTGTCCATATCAACGATACAAATTCCATCAGCCGTACAATTTAAAAAAAGATCGATTAATTCATCGGGATTATAGATAACAGACTTATTCTCTTTTCCAAAAATAGGGAAATTCTCGATCACAAATATCTCTCCAAACACATTAATCTCTACTTCCATTTTACAGAACTTTACGACAAATAAAAGAAGTATTTTTTGGTGTCATTTTGGACTTCCCCTCTAACATAAATTGGAAATTAAGGAGGGGGGGGTTTAGTGAAAAAAGGACTATTGATTTTCGTTTTATTACCATTTCTCTTTTTATTGTCAGGATGTGGCAGTGATCCTGTCCATGATGATTTGCTTAATTATGTGAATAAAGAAATGAAAAAAGCAGGTAAATTGGAAAGTGCAGCTGTTTCTGCTTATGAAGGGGTATCTGGTGCGAATTATACTGATGACCAAACGATGTACGATGCATTAACCAATGACGTTATACCAAATTATAATGAATTTATTAAGGAGCTAGATTCGGTTACTGTTGAAACAGATGAACTGCAAAAAATTCATGAGATTTACATTGAGGGTGCTGACATACAATTTAAAGCTTTCACTATTATTAAACAGGCTTTAGAGGAACAGGATCCAAACCTGATTCAAGAAGCGAACGATATGCTCGCAGATGCAAGAAAGCATATTCGTGATTATCAGAATAAGCTTGATAAACTCGCAAAAGAACATGATGTGAAAATTGAAAGGTAATTAAGAAGAAAAAGGGCCAGTTCTCCAACCATCTGGAGAACTGGCCCTATATTTATTTAACCCAATCACTTCAAGCTAAGCAGTATTACTGTTTTTTCTGATTGGGAGGCGTTCAAAGTAGGTGGCCATTCTCCACAGCCATTCCAATGGGCCGAACCTGAAGAATTTTAACCAAATGGTGCTAATAACTAACTGAACTGTTAATATTGTTAAACAAAGGTACAGGGAATGGATATACGTTAGCTGGTGGAACAAATGTAACACACTTCCTGCAAGCAACATAAATACAGTTTGTAAAATATAGTTTGTCAACGCCATCCGACCTAGGTTTTTAAATGGAGCTAGGACTTTCCGAACTCTAGATGATTGTAACAGCAATACAATTATTCCCATATAAAAGGCAGACACAATCGGTCCAATAGTGATCCCTATATTTATAAACTGTTGTATTTCAAGGGAATTCCTATAACTGACCTGCGTAACCACCGAGGGAGCCTGTTGGTTTTGATACATAAGACCGACCACACTTAAAACAAACATGATTCCCGTAAAAACCGCAACCTTCTTCCATTCATGTTCGATCCTCTCAAACACTCGGTACTGCCCAGCTGCGACTCCTAGCAGCATAAGTGGAACAACCATAAAAATCTTGGCTGAAAAAAGACTTAAAGCGAACAGCATTACCAGACCAAATACAAGATTGATCCACTTAGGTGCCCGATAGAAAGGTAATATAATGAAGCCGCTAATCGCATAAATGGTCAATGCTTCTCCTGGATGGAACCTTACATGAATCAATCCAAAAAGTAAAAGAACAATTATGCGCCGTAAAAACAAAACGGTGCCCTTTTTCCCTTTCGCCTCCGCTCGTGAAATAAAAATATAAAACCCGACACCAAATAAAAAAGTAAATATGGTATAGAAGCGCCCCTCAACAAACAAATAAAGGAATCTCCAGTATGATGCATCTATAGTGCCTAGTTCAGGGAGTCTAACCGACAACAACGGAATAATATTCACTAAAATAATCCCTAATAAAGCAAACCCCCGCAAATAATCGAGGACATCCAACCGTTTATTTAACTCTATCGAATTCATCTTTCCCTCCAACCGTCCACACAACATGGACTTTGTCCACGAGCGGTGCCTGACACCTATTATTCCATTTCTTTTTCCCCATAGGTTATGAACATAATTATAATTTAAAGCATAGTTTAATTGTATAAATGAAATGGAAAAAAGACCGTGGTCCCTTTACCACGGCCATAAAAATTAATTATTCGCTTTCAGCAACTAATCCATCCTTTGTCGGCCAAACAAGCGTGGATTCTTTTTTTGTTCTTTTTTCTAAACAAAACAATCACCTTTTCTTTTTAAAATGGACTTGGGATTTCTCTGTTACGGTAAGTGGATAGTCTTCACATGCTCTATATTATGGTTTATGGTATCCCCGTCAGCAGAAATCAATTGCAATTGGTTATTTTGAACATCTTGCAGAAAACCAAGATTTTCTTTATTGACGCCACCATCTATAATTACGAATTGATTCCTAATTCTTTTGCATTGCTCTCCAAAAGATCTGGCTAAAGGAACCGATGTAGAATGAACGTGCAGGGACTGAGCACTTTGTGAATAGGGTGTAGCTTTCTCAGGATAGGGGATGATCCATTTTACATGATTCAACGATACAAACATTGTCTTGTACAATGGTGAGTTAAAAACAAGATAGTCATTCATAATACTTGTAACATATCCATGTATCGATTTATTCCCTGATACATACACTTCTACGAACCGACCTTTTGCATTTGTTAAGATATTGCGAAATGAAAGAGTCAAGGATTCTGCTTTAATTGGTTTTTCACCGGGAGGAGCATATCCTTCATTTTCTTCTGTTCTTATTTCTTTCCACCGCTGTATATGGCCCACTGGAATGTAAAGAAAAGTTTGGTTTCTTCCGACGTAAATCACAACGATGTCCAACCCAAAATCTATTACCATCCCTCTTATGATATGCCCTCCTGAAACCTCAATCTCTATATTCTTCCCTATCAATACTTGAAAATTACTCATATTACAACTCTCCTTACTCATTCATTATTGAAGTGCTCCTCCAAAAATCCAAGAAACCCAATAGTATAGAACAACTAATGTAAATAAAGTAGCAGGCGGAATGACAACAGCTGTAACCTTAACATATTCCCACCATGTAAACTTGACTTTCCCTTTCCTAATAATATGCATCCACATCAGTGTAGCCAGAGTTCCCATTGGAAGTAGCAAAGATCCCATGTCACTTCCTATGACATTTGCTAAGTAGGCTACCTTCAAGGTAAGCATGTCTAGCCCCATATTCGTTAATGTGAGAGTTCCAACCATAAGTGCTGGGTGATTATTGAAAATATTAGAAAGAATGGATAATAGGGTCCCCATCATGACGCTCGCATGCAGCAAACTACCTGAAACCATCGGTCGCATGAAACCAACTAACCAATGGGTTAGACCGATATTATTCAGGCCATAAATAATGACATACATACTAAACGCAAATACGAGGATATACCATGGAGTCTTTTTGATCATATCCAGAGGTGGAATTTTTAAATATAACCATCTCCATCCTAAAAGTACAAGAGAGCCAATAACCGCCATTGCAGGAACTGGAATCCCTATATAGGAAGCGACAAAAAGACTGATTCGAACAGCGAATACAAACAGAAGCACATTTCGCATGAACCTTGATCGTTCTTTATCGGAACTATAACGTGGTCCAGGTCTTAACGGATGGTAGGAAGAGTGTGATAAGCCACTTACATTAGAAGGAATCTTTTTAGGGAGGGTTTTTCTAAAATATAAGAACAATAGAAAAACTAAGAACAGAAGCCCAAGTGTGGCTGGGACAAACATCATTGCTGTATGCAGATACAAACTCATATGCACGATTTTTAATGCAATCAGGTTCACGATATTACTTACTCCAATAGGTGCACTTGAAGCAGTAGCAATTAACCCTCCTGACAATAAATAAGGTATTTTTTGATGGTTCTTTAACCCCATATTGTTAAGGAGCATGACCAATATAGGGGTGGTAATTAAGATACTGCCATCATTGTTAAAAAACAGGGTCATAAGAAAACATAAAAGGTTGACATACCAGAATAAGCGGATACCTGACCCCTTTGCTTTAGCTGCAAGTTTCTCCGCAACCCAGTTAAAAAATCCAAAACTCTCTAAAACTATCGCCATGACAATCGTGGCTATTATGGTAATTGCGGCACCGCTTATGGTTTCCGTAATGATCCCAAGGTCCGTTAGCGAGACACTGCCGCTTAGTAAAACAACTGCCGCCCCGGCTGTTGCTGGAATTGCTTCATTAATTCCCCTTGGCCTCCAAAGGATAAAAATGAGTGTAGTAATAAAGGATAGAATGGTGATCCAAACCATTGGTTGAATGTACATGATTTTCCCCTTTTCTATTAGCTAGTTATTCATGATGTTATATTGGGCAATCTTCCTCTTACACCAAGTTTGTCCGCCCTTGTCCCTCCCTTCCATTTATCCCTTTGTATTTCTGTACTCCATGTATATGTATCTTAAATAAGACAGGCTCTAGGTTTGTACCCTTTTTCCGAGCAAATCCACAATAATCTAGATACAAAAAAGGTGTCAGGCACCATAAAAGGACATTTGTCCATCCATGGTGCCTGACACCTTCCATATTATTAATAATTTTGAAGAGGCAATCCTTCATTAGGTTTTGGAAAAAGCCTTTCTATTTGTGCAACATCCTCCTCTGCTAATTCCCAGCCCAATGCATCTAAATTACTTTTTATATGGTCTATTTTTTTAGCTTTCGGAATGGTCACCAGTCCTTCTTTCCTGAGAACCCAGTTTAACGCTACTTGATGGGCCGTTTTACCATATTCTGAAGCAATCTTATCTAATGCCGCTCGCTCTTTTGTTCCCGTCCCTGGGAACCCCTGATTACCAAAAAACTGTGGAGCATATCCAAATGGGGAGTAGCCCATAACTGTAATTTTATTCTGCTGACAATAAGGAAGGACATCGTTTTCAATCCTCCGGTCATTTAAATGATAGCCCACTTGGTTGCATGCGAGCAAATGAATGCCTAGTTTCACCTGAGCTTCTTCTAGTAATTCCGGAGTAAAATTGCTCACTCCAATATATTTTACCAGTCCCTTTTCTACTAGATAGACCATTGCTCTCATGGTTTCCTCTACCTCATACTCCTTGCTCGGCCAATGCTGGAGATACAAATCAACATAGGTCGTCTTCAATCTTTCTATGCTTGCCTCAGCTGCATCAATCACCCCTTGATAAGAGCAATGTTTCGCAGAAACCTTTGTCGTAAGAAAGACATCCTTCCTACAATCTTGAATGGCTTCACCCACAATCCTTTCTGCTCCTCCTTTTGCATACTCCTCCGCTGTATCAATCAAGGTCATGCCATGTTCAATTCCAAATCGTAATGCTTTAATTTCTTCCTTTGCTTCTTGCTTATCTTCCCCATATTTCCATGTCCCCTGCCCAAGAACAGGAATGTGAACCTCGGTTCTTCCTAATTTTCGATACATCATCAGCTGTTATAAGATTTCCATAAATGCTTCAGTTGAACTTCATCTTCGTCAAATTCTAAAAGAAAGACATCAGGGTTACTAAGATTCTTCCATTGATCAAATCCAAAATCAGATTGATAGTTGTTCAATAATAAAGACATTAAATTACCATGTGTAACAATAATAGAGTTATCTGCTCGACCATCCAGAAGGTCTTCTACTACACTTACACTTCGAGCCATTGCTTCTCGACTGGACTCGCCTCCATCGAACGTTACATCTAAATCATTGTAGGTGGCTTGTAGTTTATCCATCCAATCCTCCAATACCTTCGTACTTAGGACTCGCTCAGATAACCGTTCGTCTGTCTCCACTTCGACCTGTTTCTGTTCAGCTAGAGGCTTTACGGAATGAATCGCCCGCTCAAATGGACTGGAGACGATGCGATCGATACTTATAGTTGAAAAAAACTCCGCCAACTCTGCCGCTTGTTGAACCCCTTTGTCCGTTAAGCGAGCTTCCCTTGGCTGCCCCTCTGCCTCACAATGCCTGACCACAAAGATTTTTTTCCCCATATCGCTCATCTCCTTCTACTCTTTCATTGCTTTTATTTTTTCATCAAGCAGTTTAAAAGCCTCTCTAACTCTCTCTTTAGGTACTGCCCCATATCGATCGCCTATACTCACCTCGAAGTAGCATTCCTTCTCACTGACCTCTCGCAA
The window above is part of the Bacillus sp. SORGH_AS_0510 genome. Proteins encoded here:
- a CDS encoding methionine/alanine import family NSS transporter small subunit; its protein translation is MSGSALTMMIVGIVILWGGLAASILNVVRVSKKSKA
- a CDS encoding thioesterase family protein, which codes for MAYSELFIVAESNLGHVSNVKLFEYLDEGRKWWYSYCVSLSVEAVVVHIEVDYKKEVFNKDYLLLRTELEKIGNTSFTLRQTLMNDQQERMVVAEVILTTINRQTRKKVAVPVEVRNLLNNDSLLTGGHFANAKGK
- a CDS encoding ribonuclease H-like YkuK family protein, whose translation is MKKNSVQHLSFRNLQENEMTFDQVFERIVTFMKLDPNGNYRLMVGTDSQVHKSNTVFITGVVIQNEGKGVWACIRKIIVPRKMTHLHERISLELSLTEEIVSLFTEERKNELISIVLPHLYHGATFTMEGHIDIGAGKRNKTSEFVREMVTRIESMGVEPKIKPDAFVASSYANRYTK
- a CDS encoding PAS domain S-box protein, yielding MIENFPIFGKENKSVIYNPDELIDLFLNCTADGICIVDMDNRFIRINGMYTKIFGYTEEEILGRTFEEFPNPDGVSGIISAVKQGEFFHDIVTQRYHKDGRILDIAVSYSPFRNIDGEIFAVIATYRDITEHINTERELKRTRELYRLITENTTDMIKLYSKDKNIIYASPSHEKGVGMKPEDLIGQDAYDLILPEERERFEQVYQKLAETGEAQLLQIKLKTGDNKVIDSETTISPIFNENNELECYVTVGRDVTDRVKNDDALRNLDRLSIIGQLAAGVAHEIRNPLTSLKGFSKLLKSTPDREKQDNYLSIIMNELDRIDMIVNEFMSLAKPQAILFERVSLHSILDSTVNILHPQALLHNVQIINHDYKQANDIELLCSPNQLKQVFVNFLKNAIESMPNGGNVHVNVQKLPDKIVEISFADEGVGIDTNLMGYLGTPFYTTKDKGIGLGLTVSNKIIQEHNGMMKIESETGKGTTVKVQLNYI
- a CDS encoding DUF418 domain-containing protein yields the protein MNSIELNKRLDVLDYLRGFALLGIILVNIIPLLSVRLPELGTIDASYWRFLYLFVEGRFYTIFTFLFGVGFYIFISRAEAKGKKGTVLFLRRIIVLLLFGLIHVRFHPGEALTIYAISGFIILPFYRAPKWINLVFGLVMLFALSLFSAKIFMVVPLMLLGVAAGQYRVFERIEHEWKKVAVFTGIMFVLSVVGLMYQNQQAPSVVTQVSYRNSLEIQQFINIGITIGPIVSAFYMGIIVLLLQSSRVRKVLAPFKNLGRMALTNYILQTVFMLLAGSVLHLFHQLTYIHSLYLCLTILTVQLVISTIWLKFFRFGPLEWLWRMATYFERLPIRKNSNTA
- a CDS encoding DUF2642 domain-containing protein; this encodes MSNFQVLIGKNIEIEVSGGHIIRGMVIDFGLDIVVIYVGRNQTFLYIPVGHIQRWKEIRTEENEGYAPPGEKPIKAESLTLSFRNILTNAKGRFVEVYVSGNKSIHGYVTSIMNDYLVFNSPLYKTMFVSLNHVKWIIPYPEKATPYSQSAQSLHVHSTSVPLARSFGEQCKRIRNQFVIIDGGVNKENLGFLQDVQNNQLQLISADGDTINHNIEHVKTIHLP
- a CDS encoding arsenic transporter; this encodes MYIQPMVWITILSFITTLIFILWRPRGINEAIPATAGAAVVLLSGSVSLTDLGIITETISGAAITIIATIVMAIVLESFGFFNWVAEKLAAKAKGSGIRLFWYVNLLCFLMTLFFNNDGSILITTPILVMLLNNMGLKNHQKIPYLLSGGLIATASSAPIGVSNIVNLIALKIVHMSLYLHTAMMFVPATLGLLFLVFLLFLYFRKTLPKKIPSNVSGLSHSSYHPLRPGPRYSSDKERSRFMRNVLLFVFAVRISLFVASYIGIPVPAMAVIGSLVLLGWRWLYLKIPPLDMIKKTPWYILVFAFSMYVIIYGLNNIGLTHWLVGFMRPMVSGSLLHASVMMGTLLSILSNIFNNHPALMVGTLTLTNMGLDMLTLKVAYLANVIGSDMGSLLLPMGTLATLMWMHIIRKGKVKFTWWEYVKVTAVVIPPATLFTLVVLYYWVSWIFGGALQ
- a CDS encoding aldo/keto reductase translates to MMYRKLGRTEVHIPVLGQGTWKYGEDKQEAKEEIKALRFGIEHGMTLIDTAEEYAKGGAERIVGEAIQDCRKDVFLTTKVSAKHCSYQGVIDAAEASIERLKTTYVDLYLQHWPSKEYEVEETMRAMVYLVEKGLVKYIGVSNFTPELLEEAQVKLGIHLLACNQVGYHLNDRRIENDVLPYCQQNKITVMGYSPFGYAPQFFGNQGFPGTGTKERAALDKIASEYGKTAHQVALNWVLRKEGLVTIPKAKKIDHIKSNLDALGWELAEEDVAQIERLFPKPNEGLPLQNY
- a CDS encoding histidine phosphatase family protein is translated as MGKKIFVVRHCEAEGQPREARLTDKGVQQAAELAEFFSTISIDRIVSSPFERAIHSVKPLAEQKQVEVETDERLSERVLSTKVLEDWMDKLQATYNDLDVTFDGGESSREAMARSVSVVEDLLDGRADNSIIVTHGNLMSLLLNNYQSDFGFDQWKNLSNPDVFLLEFDEDEVQLKHLWKSYNS